A genomic segment from Gilvibacter sp. SZ-19 encodes:
- a CDS encoding ABC transporter permease: MFNLERWEEIFETIRKNKLRTFLTGLSVASGIFILVILLGFNSGISNGVREAFEEDATNRISIWTGVTSKEYKGLNPGRYVQLRNEDYQTLNQKYEDQIEYRTSLYSLWGGQVTYGKESGNYRIEGSDPDQQFIENESMVSGRFINKSDLDEVAKVAVIGNQIQMDLFKGEEAVGKQIKIFGINFLVVGVFTDPGGAREENRVFIPITTAQGVFNAGDRLRSIAYTVKMSENFDEAVALSTAMAEGLESDLKTKHSVAPDDRSAVRVFNTLEEAKKIYGLIDTIRAVFWFIGIGTIIAGVVGVSNIMLIVVKERTKEIGIRKAIGALPSSIIGMIMQEAIFITAIAGFIGLFAGVGLLEAVAPYAETDFIKSPQVDFNTSITTVFVLIAAGALAGFIPARRAANIKPIEALRDE, translated from the coding sequence ATGTTTAATCTAGAGCGCTGGGAAGAAATATTCGAAACCATTCGCAAGAACAAATTGCGAACTTTCCTTACGGGGCTATCTGTAGCCTCTGGGATCTTTATTTTGGTTATCCTTCTTGGATTCAATTCTGGAATCTCCAACGGTGTTCGCGAAGCCTTTGAGGAGGATGCCACCAATCGCATCTCTATTTGGACAGGAGTGACAAGTAAGGAGTATAAAGGTTTGAATCCTGGTCGCTATGTGCAACTGCGAAACGAGGACTACCAAACACTCAATCAGAAATACGAAGATCAGATAGAATACCGCACCTCATTGTATTCCTTATGGGGAGGTCAGGTGACCTATGGCAAGGAGTCAGGCAACTACCGCATAGAAGGTTCCGATCCTGATCAGCAGTTCATAGAGAACGAAAGTATGGTCTCTGGTCGATTTATCAATAAGAGTGACCTAGACGAAGTTGCCAAAGTAGCCGTCATCGGAAATCAGATCCAAATGGACCTATTCAAAGGAGAAGAAGCCGTTGGGAAACAAATAAAGATCTTCGGGATCAACTTTTTAGTGGTTGGAGTTTTTACCGATCCGGGAGGCGCTCGTGAAGAAAACCGAGTGTTTATTCCTATTACCACAGCCCAAGGGGTGTTTAATGCAGGAGACCGCTTACGCTCCATTGCCTACACCGTTAAAATGTCCGAGAACTTTGACGAAGCTGTCGCCTTGTCGACCGCAATGGCAGAAGGTTTGGAGTCTGATTTAAAGACCAAGCACAGCGTGGCCCCTGACGATCGCAGCGCTGTTCGTGTTTTCAACACTTTAGAAGAAGCAAAAAAGATCTATGGTCTTATCGATACCATTAGAGCCGTGTTCTGGTTTATTGGAATCGGAACCATAATTGCCGGTGTAGTAGGAGTGAGCAATATTATGCTCATTGTGGTAAAAGAACGTACCAAAGAGATCGGGATCCGCAAGGCGATAGGAGCTTTGCCAAGCTCTATCATTGGGATGATCATGCAGGAGGCGATCTTTATCACTGCAATTGCAGGTTTTATAGGCTTGTTTGCTGGCGTAGGCCTATTGGAAGCTGTCGCTCCTTATGCCGAGACCGATTTTATCAAATCCCCGCAGGTGGATTTCAACACCTCTATCACCACAGTTTTTGTGCTTATTGCCGCTGGAGCCCTGGCCGGTTTTATTCCCGCCAGACGCGCTGCCAATATTAAACCAATAGAAGCCCTAAGAGACGAATAA
- a CDS encoding ABC transporter permease, with product MFNRDRWSEILEALNANRFRTFLTAFGVFWGIFILVLLLALTNGLKNGVQADFGNFATNSIFMWSQGTSMPYKGLPKGRFFNFKLSDVQALKDQIPELKYVSPRNQLGGFRGSNNVTRNEKTGAFDVYGDYPEFINQQPLDIMEGRFLSYSDIEDKRKIAVIGQDVIRTLYDKGEEVIGSYIKISGINFLVVGTFKNANSQGDNEQEANTIYIPFTTFSQAFNRADNVGWMAITAHDDVSITSVKPRIMTLMRELRTVHPEDKRAIGHFDLAEEFAKITGLFNILTVVGYFVGALVLLSGVIGISNIMLIVVKERTKEIGVRRALGASPWNIRSQVLQESLVLTIISGMVGISFASGIIWIMNTVLDNVGPVENFANPSVGIGVIIIALSILIVSGLLAGLIPATRATQMKPVDALRIE from the coding sequence ATGTTTAATAGAGATCGTTGGAGCGAAATATTAGAGGCTTTAAATGCCAACCGATTCCGAACCTTTTTAACGGCTTTCGGTGTATTCTGGGGGATCTTTATCTTGGTCTTGCTCCTGGCTTTGACCAACGGACTTAAGAACGGGGTCCAGGCAGACTTTGGGAACTTTGCCACAAACTCGATCTTCATGTGGTCTCAGGGAACTTCTATGCCTTACAAAGGTTTGCCAAAGGGTCGCTTTTTCAATTTTAAGCTGAGCGACGTTCAAGCCTTAAAAGATCAGATCCCAGAACTCAAATATGTATCTCCAAGAAACCAATTGGGTGGTTTCAGAGGGTCGAACAATGTTACCCGCAACGAGAAAACAGGAGCTTTTGACGTTTATGGAGACTATCCGGAGTTCATCAATCAGCAGCCATTAGACATTATGGAAGGCCGGTTTTTGAGCTATTCAGATATTGAAGACAAACGCAAGATAGCGGTCATTGGTCAAGATGTGATCAGAACACTATATGACAAAGGAGAAGAGGTTATTGGTAGTTATATCAAGATAAGTGGAATCAACTTCTTGGTAGTGGGAACCTTTAAGAATGCCAACTCGCAAGGCGATAACGAGCAAGAAGCTAATACCATCTATATTCCTTTTACCACTTTTTCGCAGGCTTTCAATAGAGCAGATAACGTAGGTTGGATGGCCATTACGGCACATGACGATGTAAGCATTACCTCTGTGAAGCCTCGTATAATGACTTTAATGCGAGAACTGCGTACAGTACATCCAGAGGACAAACGCGCTATTGGTCATTTTGATCTGGCCGAGGAGTTTGCAAAGATCACCGGTTTGTTCAATATCCTAACAGTAGTGGGATATTTTGTGGGAGCTTTGGTCTTGCTTTCTGGCGTTATCGGGATCAGTAATATCATGCTTATCGTTGTAAAAGAGCGCACCAAAGAAATTGGCGTGCGTCGTGCACTTGGCGCTTCTCCCTGGAATATTCGATCGCAGGTACTGCAAGAGTCCCTAGTGCTTACTATCATTTCTGGAATGGTGGGAATTTCATTTGCCTCCGGTATCATCTGGATCATGAATACCGTACTAGATAATGTTGGTCCTGTAGAGAATTTTGCCAACCCTAGTGTAGGGATAGGCGTTATAATAATCGCGTTGAGTATACTGATCGTCTCCGGACTTTTGGCCGGATTGATCCCAGCAACTCGCGCCACACAAATGAAACCAGTAGATGCCTTGCGCATTGAATAA
- a CDS encoding ABC transporter ATP-binding protein, with amino-acid sequence MIAIKDLHKSYHMGSNSLHVLKGINFEAKEGEMIAIMGSSGSGKSTFLNILGMLDEADRGSYHLDSVPIRNLNEKVAARYRNQFLGFIFQSFNLITYKSALDNVSMPLYYQGVKRAVRTDKAMHYLEKVGLADWATHLPSELSGGQKQRVAIARALASDPKVLLADEPTGALDTKTSYEVMELIQAINDEGKTILVVTHEEDIAHMCKRIVHLKDGKIVDDKRVEQVRAKSPAHV; translated from the coding sequence ATGATAGCCATCAAAGATCTACATAAGTCCTATCACATGGGCAGCAATTCCCTGCATGTACTCAAGGGAATCAATTTCGAAGCAAAAGAAGGGGAGATGATAGCCATTATGGGCTCCTCCGGATCTGGAAAATCTACATTCCTGAATATTCTGGGTATGCTCGATGAGGCCGATCGAGGCTCCTATCATTTAGACAGTGTACCCATCAGAAACCTCAATGAAAAAGTTGCTGCACGTTATCGCAACCAATTCCTTGGATTCATTTTTCAAAGCTTCAATTTGATCACCTACAAAAGTGCTCTAGACAATGTCTCTATGCCTTTGTATTATCAAGGAGTTAAGCGCGCCGTTAGAACGGATAAAGCCATGCACTATTTAGAAAAGGTTGGGCTGGCCGATTGGGCTACACACTTACCTAGCGAACTCAGTGGTGGGCAAAAGCAGCGTGTGGCTATTGCAAGAGCGCTTGCGAGCGATCCTAAGGTTCTTCTTGCTGATGAGCCTACAGGAGCTCTAGACACCAAGACTTCTTACGAGGTAATGGAACTCATCCAAGCCATTAATGACGAAGGCAAGACCATACTTGTGGTCACTCACGAAGAGGACATTGCCCATATGTGTAAGCGAATCGTTCATCTTAAGGACGGGAAGATAGTAGACGACAAGCGCGTAGAACAAGTACGCGCCAAATCTCCGGCTCATGTTTAA
- a CDS encoding DUF420 domain-containing protein, whose translation MNTTSPNAELKYKKLIWALSIAIPLAVAVLFGIRIPGVERLGFLPPIYAAINGFTAVVLVLAVIQIKKGNRKAHESLMKTAIVLSALFLVMYVAYHMTSDSVAYGGEGVLRYIYFFILISHITLSIGIIPLVLFTYVRALSEQFDKHRKLAKITFPIWLYVAVTGVIVYFMISPYYPA comes from the coding sequence ATGAATACAACATCCCCAAACGCAGAACTGAAGTACAAAAAATTAATCTGGGCACTCTCTATTGCTATTCCTTTGGCAGTAGCAGTCTTATTCGGTATCAGAATCCCCGGAGTAGAACGCCTCGGCTTTTTGCCTCCAATTTACGCAGCGATCAACGGCTTTACAGCTGTGGTCCTAGTGTTGGCGGTAATTCAGATAAAAAAAGGAAATCGCAAAGCGCACGAGTCATTGATGAAGACCGCAATAGTACTGTCGGCCTTGTTTTTGGTCATGTACGTGGCTTACCACATGACATCAGATAGTGTAGCCTACGGCGGCGAAGGCGTACTGCGTTATATCTACTTCTTTATTCTGATCAGTCATATTACCTTGTCTATCGGAATCATACCGCTGGTACTCTTTACCTATGTACGCGCCCTTTCAGAGCAATTTGACAAGCACCGCAAACTGGCAAAGATCACTTTTCCAATTTGGCTCTATGTTGCCGTAACTGGCGTTATTGTCTACTTTATGATCTCTCCTTATTATCCTGCTTAA
- a CDS encoding cytochrome c oxidase subunit 3 yields the protein METTVVETGTEGKIWGGGNRPLRASYGKMMMWFFIVSDALTFSGFLASYGFSRFKFIDSWPIADEVFTHVPFVHGNFPMYYVAFMTFILIFSSVTMVLAVDAGHQMKKNKVILYMFLTIIGGLIFVGSQAWEWKTFIKGDYGAVETNGGRILQFVDTDGNRVALGEIAAESTQREAHTRSNGIWYETDSETLSTYTLDDIKAGFAANDNLLIRTQYLDENGEKTVLSREESLTKLNNDGKLIVEGANLIRNEYGSPLFADFFFFITGFHGFHVFSGVVINIIIFFNVIIGTYERRGHYEMVEKVGLYWHFVDLVWVFVFTFFYLV from the coding sequence ATGGAAACAACTGTTGTTGAAACAGGTACTGAAGGAAAAATCTGGGGTGGTGGAAACCGACCATTACGAGCCAGTTATGGTAAGATGATGATGTGGTTCTTCATCGTTTCTGATGCCCTTACTTTCTCAGGATTTTTGGCCTCTTACGGCTTTTCTCGATTCAAATTCATCGACTCCTGGCCAATTGCCGACGAAGTATTTACCCACGTTCCTTTCGTGCATGGAAACTTCCCGATGTACTATGTGGCCTTCATGACGTTTATTCTGATCTTTTCTTCCGTGACCATGGTGTTGGCGGTAGATGCAGGTCATCAGATGAAGAAAAACAAGGTTATCCTTTATATGTTCCTTACCATCATTGGTGGTTTGATCTTCGTAGGTTCTCAGGCTTGGGAATGGAAGACATTCATTAAAGGTGATTACGGAGCGGTAGAAACTAACGGAGGTCGTATTCTACAATTTGTAGATACTGACGGTAACCGAGTTGCCTTAGGCGAGATCGCCGCGGAGTCAACACAGCGTGAAGCGCATACGCGCAGCAACGGTATCTGGTACGAGACCGACTCAGAAACACTTTCTACTTACACTTTAGACGATATTAAAGCCGGATTCGCAGCAAACGACAATTTGCTGATCAGAACCCAATACCTAGACGAGAACGGAGAGAAGACCGTGCTTAGCCGTGAGGAGTCTTTGACAAAACTCAACAATGACGGCAAGCTAATCGTAGAAGGAGCAAACTTGATCCGCAATGAATACGGATCTCCGCTCTTTGCAGATTTCTTCTTTTTTATTACTGGTTTCCACGGATTCCACGTATTCTCCGGAGTAGTGATAAACATTATCATATTCTTCAACGTGATCATTGGAACTTACGAGCGCCGCGGTCATTACGAAATGGTTGAGAAAGTTGGTCTTTACTGGCACTTTGTAGACTTGGTTTGGGTATTTGTATTTACCTTCTTTTATCTGGTATAA
- a CDS encoding SCO family protein, with protein MVKKEYSYVGISFIILVFGIWAVYNLEGFLNKPELATIGPVPEFEFTNQRGETITNANYEGKVYVVDFFFTTCPTICPVMSRNMVKLQDEFFGNPNFGVASFSIDPTYDTPEVLQAYAESYGITNPNWHLMTGEKIDIHTLANNGFNLYVAQDETAEGGFEHSGFFALIDQQGNIRSRLDEYGNPIVYYNGTEADQIQILKEDIKQLLEQ; from the coding sequence ATGGTAAAAAAAGAATATTCATACGTAGGTATATCATTCATAATACTTGTGTTTGGTATTTGGGCAGTATACAATCTCGAAGGCTTCCTTAATAAGCCGGAACTAGCTACCATTGGTCCTGTTCCAGAATTTGAGTTCACCAACCAGCGCGGAGAGACGATCACCAATGCGAATTACGAAGGCAAGGTCTATGTGGTGGATTTCTTTTTTACAACCTGCCCAACCATCTGCCCAGTAATGAGTAGAAATATGGTCAAGTTACAAGACGAGTTCTTTGGCAACCCCAATTTTGGTGTTGCTTCTTTTAGTATAGACCCAACTTACGATACTCCAGAGGTGCTGCAAGCTTATGCAGAAAGTTATGGGATAACCAACCCTAACTGGCACCTCATGACCGGAGAAAAGATAGACATTCATACCCTGGCTAATAACGGTTTCAATCTATATGTGGCCCAAGATGAAACTGCAGAAGGTGGCTTTGAACATTCCGGTTTCTTCGCTTTGATAGATCAGCAGGGAAATATACGTTCCCGATTGGACGAATACGGAAATCCAATTGTGTACTACAACGGAACCGAAGCCGATCAAATTCAGATCCTCAAAGAAGATATCAAACAATTATTAGAACAATGA
- the tsaB gene encoding tRNA (adenosine(37)-N6)-threonylcarbamoyltransferase complex dimerization subunit type 1 TsaB, with the protein MAVILALETATTNCSVAVVNSSGAVLVKEDYGSKYSHGEKLHVYIDEILKEAGLTQNDLQAVAVSAGPGSYTGLRIGVSAAKGLCFALDIPLITIGTLDSLVRQLDADEGHLVAMLDARRMEAYTAVYDHSYQNLVPVQPQILDQQSFTEILEAGPVTFIGTANEKFSAICSHKNAHFINDRLPSAKELIDLAQAKFEAGDFADLAYFEPDYLKAFQPG; encoded by the coding sequence ATGGCAGTAATCCTGGCATTAGAGACAGCCACCACGAATTGTTCGGTGGCTGTTGTCAATTCAAGTGGAGCCGTTCTGGTCAAAGAGGACTACGGGTCTAAGTATTCTCACGGAGAAAAACTACATGTCTATATAGACGAGATCTTAAAAGAGGCAGGTTTAACCCAAAATGATCTCCAGGCCGTGGCTGTGAGTGCGGGGCCTGGCTCATATACGGGGCTTAGAATTGGTGTTTCGGCGGCCAAAGGCCTGTGCTTTGCTTTAGATATTCCCCTTATCACTATCGGCACTTTAGACAGCTTAGTGCGCCAGTTGGATGCAGATGAAGGACATTTGGTAGCCATGTTAGACGCTCGTCGTATGGAGGCTTACACGGCCGTTTACGATCATAGCTATCAGAATCTAGTTCCTGTACAACCACAAATTTTAGATCAGCAAAGTTTTACTGAGATCTTAGAAGCTGGACCTGTTACTTTTATCGGCACCGCCAATGAGAAGTTCTCGGCTATTTGCTCGCACAAGAACGCACATTTTATAAACGACAGGCTGCCCTCTGCAAAAGAGCTTATAGATTTGGCACAGGCCAAATTCGAAGCTGGAGATTTTGCCGATCTGGCCTATTTTGAGCCCGATTATCTAAAGGCTTTTCAACCGGGTTAA
- a CDS encoding cytochrome C oxidase subunit IV family protein: MGHEHKLEIFRGLLKFKSNVSKIWGVFIVLSIVTIIEVALGIYKPAFLVEGRFLAMKYLNWIFIILTLFKAYYITWDFMHMRDETKGLRRAVVWTAVFLICYLVLIVLLEGDYIYEVYKSNHIKFNF; encoded by the coding sequence ATGGGACACGAGCATAAATTAGAGATATTCAGAGGACTGCTTAAATTCAAGTCCAACGTTTCCAAGATCTGGGGTGTATTCATTGTACTTTCTATTGTTACAATAATCGAAGTAGCCTTAGGTATCTATAAGCCTGCCTTTTTGGTGGAGGGTCGTTTTCTGGCCATGAAGTACCTGAACTGGATCTTTATCATTTTGACACTCTTTAAAGCATACTATATCACTTGGGATTTCATGCACATGCGTGACGAGACCAAAGGCCTTAGACGCGCCGTAGTTTGGACGGCAGTATTCTTGATCTGCTACTTAGTACTTATCGTACTTCTAGAAGGAGATTATATCTATGAGGTCTACAAGAGTAACCACATCAAATTCAACTTTTAA
- a CDS encoding TolC family protein — translation MKQLVVLFLSLFVSTLAVGQKKWTLKECVTYALENNISVKQSELDIENAEIDKIDAFGNYLPTLNGNASNFWNTGLSQNITTGILETQTSRNFSLGVNAGIRVFAGLQNLRVMQRAKIAKLAADYGLSRMKDDISLLVANSYLQILLNKANVNALKAQNLVTQQSIAQTQELVDGGILPKGDLLEIQATNAGELQNIVVAENAVRISLISLAQLLLIDDYANFDIEDEGYNLVDEGIIEKTASEIFQAATENRSEVKIAESNVDLAQKDLQIARSSYYPTINAFFNYNTRESDLSRFTQTVDPNDPTRIQEIGFVDETGQTVSAVVPNTILQELPPRSFIDQLYLNDGISYGVQMNVPIFNGFSTRNNVKRRLVNLKRQEFLLEQAKLDLESNVYQAYVDAEGSKKAYEAAVVALESQELAYQYAKDRYDVGITNAFDFSQSKLRYDNALIEVNRSKYDYIFRLKVLELYFGVPATELKF, via the coding sequence ATGAAGCAGCTTGTTGTCCTGTTCCTGTCGCTTTTTGTTAGCACACTGGCCGTTGGTCAGAAAAAATGGACCCTAAAAGAATGTGTAACTTATGCTTTGGAAAACAACATTTCCGTTAAGCAAAGTGAGCTCGATATAGAGAATGCTGAGATTGATAAGATCGACGCTTTCGGGAATTATTTGCCAACCTTAAACGGAAACGCATCTAACTTCTGGAACACAGGTCTTTCTCAAAATATTACTACGGGTATCTTAGAGACGCAGACTTCGCGTAACTTCTCCTTAGGAGTCAATGCGGGGATCCGTGTATTCGCCGGTTTGCAAAACCTACGTGTAATGCAGCGAGCCAAGATCGCCAAACTAGCGGCAGATTACGGCCTTTCTAGAATGAAGGACGATATCTCTTTGCTGGTAGCTAATAGTTATTTGCAGATCTTACTCAACAAGGCCAATGTGAATGCGCTAAAAGCGCAGAATTTGGTTACGCAGCAATCCATAGCACAGACTCAGGAATTGGTAGATGGAGGTATTTTACCCAAAGGGGATTTGCTCGAGATCCAAGCGACCAATGCTGGTGAATTACAGAACATCGTGGTTGCAGAGAACGCTGTAAGGATCTCTTTGATCAGTTTGGCTCAATTGCTATTGATTGACGATTATGCAAACTTCGATATCGAAGACGAAGGCTATAACCTAGTAGACGAAGGCATCATTGAAAAGACTGCTTCGGAGATATTTCAAGCCGCTACAGAGAATCGCAGTGAGGTAAAGATCGCAGAATCGAATGTAGACTTGGCCCAAAAAGATCTACAGATCGCTAGAAGTAGCTATTACCCAACGATAAATGCCTTCTTTAACTACAACACTCGTGAGTCGGATCTTTCACGTTTTACACAAACGGTAGATCCTAACGACCCGACCCGTATACAAGAGATCGGTTTTGTGGACGAGACCGGACAGACCGTGTCTGCTGTAGTGCCGAACACAATTCTACAGGAACTACCTCCACGCTCCTTTATAGATCAGTTGTATCTAAATGACGGTATCTCTTATGGAGTACAAATGAATGTTCCTATCTTTAACGGCTTTTCTACACGTAATAATGTAAAGCGACGTTTGGTGAACTTAAAGCGTCAAGAGTTCCTTTTGGAGCAAGCTAAATTAGACCTTGAGTCTAATGTATATCAGGCATATGTAGACGCAGAAGGATCTAAAAAGGCTTATGAAGCTGCAGTAGTAGCACTAGAGTCTCAAGAGTTGGCGTATCAGTATGCTAAAGACAGATACGATGTAGGAATTACAAATGCGTTCGACTTCAGTCAATCTAAATTGCGTTACGACAACGCTCTGATAGAAGTGAACCGTTCTAAATACGATTATATTTTTAGGCTAAAGGTCCTTGAACTTTATTTTGGGGTCCCCGCAACAGAGTTAAAATTCTAA
- a CDS encoding efflux RND transporter periplasmic adaptor subunit codes for MKRKGTIIVLGLILVGFIFGIRYIYLKDKEDPVVYKTEQATTASIVKKTVATGSIVPKEEVLIKPNISGIIDEIFVEAGDFVKAGDLIAKVKVVPNVSALNSAQNSIRSAQTQLDAARLAFENQKNIYQRQKNLFDKGVISANEFDNAQITYNQAEQRYRAEQVNVNAARQNFDIIKTGTTAGLGAAANTEIRATVSGMVLDVPVKTGNQVIEANNFNDGTTIATLADVEKMIFEGKVDESEVGKIKENLPLEITVGAIENATFDAVLDYIAPKGVAENGAIQFEIKGTLAKIDSTFIRAGLSANASIILARADSVMAVKEALVQYDPKTQEPFVEVEIGDQEFERRDLELGVSDGIQVEVKSGITKEDKIKVWNQLKPVAQFGGR; via the coding sequence ATGAAACGAAAAGGAACCATCATTGTACTCGGACTGATATTGGTCGGATTTATATTCGGAATCCGCTATATCTATTTGAAGGATAAAGAAGATCCTGTTGTTTATAAGACCGAGCAAGCCACAACGGCCAGTATCGTTAAGAAAACAGTAGCTACGGGGAGCATAGTACCCAAGGAGGAGGTCCTTATTAAGCCGAATATCTCTGGTATTATAGATGAGATCTTTGTAGAGGCGGGCGATTTTGTAAAAGCAGGAGACCTTATCGCAAAGGTCAAAGTTGTACCCAATGTCTCCGCTTTGAACAGTGCGCAAAACAGCATTCGTTCGGCTCAGACCCAGCTCGATGCAGCCCGATTGGCCTTTGAGAATCAAAAGAATATTTATCAGCGCCAAAAGAACCTATTTGACAAGGGAGTGATCTCTGCCAATGAGTTCGACAATGCGCAAATTACGTACAACCAAGCAGAACAGCGTTACCGAGCAGAACAGGTGAACGTAAATGCGGCCCGTCAGAATTTTGACATCATCAAGACCGGAACAACTGCCGGTTTGGGAGCCGCGGCCAATACCGAGATCCGTGCCACGGTATCGGGAATGGTACTTGACGTTCCTGTAAAAACAGGAAACCAAGTGATCGAGGCCAACAACTTTAATGACGGAACTACCATTGCCACTTTGGCCGATGTAGAGAAGATGATCTTTGAAGGTAAGGTAGACGAAAGCGAAGTTGGAAAGATCAAAGAGAATCTTCCTTTAGAGATCACCGTAGGTGCTATTGAAAACGCAACATTCGACGCCGTACTAGATTATATCGCTCCAAAAGGAGTAGCAGAGAACGGTGCCATTCAATTCGAGATCAAAGGAACTTTGGCCAAGATCGATTCTACCTTTATCAGAGCAGGTCTAAGTGCAAATGCATCGATCATATTGGCCCGTGCAGACAGCGTAATGGCTGTTAAGGAAGCCTTGGTGCAATACGATCCTAAAACGCAAGAACCTTTTGTGGAAGTAGAGATCGGCGATCAAGAATTCGAACGCAGAGATCTGGAGCTGGGCGTAAGCGATGGCATCCAGGTAGAGGTTAAATCCGGAATCACTAAAGAAGATAAAATCAAAGTTTGGAATCAACTCAAACCGGTAGCGCAGTTTGGCGGCCGCTAA
- a CDS encoding efflux RND transporter periplasmic adaptor subunit has protein sequence MSKKTLIIIVALVVVGLIALVMLRKSGTIGGDGDYRKVELTKIEPIDIVETVAATGKIQPEVEVMISSEVSGEIIELLVKEGQQVKKGDLLLRINPDLIQAALNQSQASLQSVRANLSQAEASLKNAELNYNRNKSLFEKGVISKQDWDRSVQEYEVAQANKQSAYYNVQSAAASVKQSRDNLGRTTIYAPMDGTISKLDAELGERVVGTAQMAGTEILRVADLSNMEVEVDVNENDIVKVSLGDSTIVEVDAYLKREFKGIVTEIANSAESTLTADQVTNFKVKVRILDSSYQDLLEGKPEFYSPFRPGMTATVDIITNKREKAIGVPISAIVVKTDTTCTKGPAVRRTESGDQEKFETVFVQAGEEAKLRVVETGIQDDSNIEIISGLQEGDVVVTGPYNTVTKLLKCGDAIKEESEAPAEEIEE, from the coding sequence ATGAGTAAAAAGACACTAATCATCATAGTTGCACTGGTAGTCGTAGGGCTTATTGCCTTAGTGATGCTGCGTAAATCTGGAACCATTGGCGGTGACGGAGATTACCGCAAAGTGGAACTGACAAAAATTGAGCCGATCGACATTGTAGAGACGGTTGCCGCTACTGGGAAAATTCAACCAGAGGTGGAAGTAATGATCTCTTCTGAAGTCTCTGGTGAGATCATTGAACTCTTGGTAAAAGAAGGCCAACAGGTCAAAAAGGGTGATTTGCTATTGCGCATTAATCCAGACCTTATTCAGGCAGCCTTGAATCAATCGCAAGCGAGTTTGCAAAGTGTTCGCGCTAACCTATCACAAGCGGAGGCGAGTTTAAAGAACGCTGAGTTGAACTACAACAGAAACAAATCACTCTTTGAAAAAGGGGTGATCTCTAAGCAAGACTGGGACCGTTCTGTACAAGAATACGAAGTAGCGCAAGCCAACAAACAATCGGCATATTACAATGTGCAAAGTGCTGCCGCCTCTGTAAAGCAGAGTCGTGATAACTTAGGTAGAACGACCATTTACGCTCCTATGGATGGAACCATCTCTAAACTAGATGCTGAACTTGGAGAGCGCGTTGTTGGAACTGCGCAAATGGCAGGTACCGAGATCTTGCGCGTAGCCGACCTTTCCAATATGGAAGTTGAGGTAGACGTAAACGAGAACGATATTGTAAAAGTATCTCTTGGAGATTCAACTATAGTAGAGGTAGATGCTTATCTGAAGCGCGAATTCAAAGGAATCGTTACAGAAATAGCGAACTCCGCAGAAAGCACACTGACCGCAGATCAGGTGACTAACTTTAAAGTAAAAGTGCGTATTCTAGATAGTTCTTATCAGGATCTATTAGAAGGCAAACCAGAATTCTATTCGCCGTTCCGCCCTGGAATGACTGCAACGGTAGATATTATTACCAACAAGCGAGAAAAAGCAATTGGTGTACCTATCAGTGCCATTGTAGTTAAGACCGATACGACTTGTACTAAAGGCCCTGCTGTACGCAGAACAGAATCTGGAGATCAGGAAAAGTTTGAGACCGTATTCGTGCAAGCTGGAGAAGAAGCAAAATTACGTGTGGTCGAGACTGGTATCCAAGACGATTCCAATATTGAGATTATCTCTGGTCTTCAAGAAGGAGACGTTGTGGTCACTGGGCCATACAATACCGTTACCAAATTGCTTAAATGTGGTGACGCAATAAAAGAAGAATCAGAAGCGCCAGCAGAAGAAATCGAAGAATAA